AGTGCGTCGTCTTTAATTGCTCAGATGGCCTGGACTACAAGATGATGGGACGTTTCTTCTCGGGATTGGCCCAATGCGGCGCCTGGTGCTGCTTCGACGAGTTCAACCGAATCGACATCGAAGTGCTGTCCGTGATTGCCCAGCAGTTGATCACCATCCGAACGGCCAAGGCCATGAGGGTGAAGCGGTAGGACATTTACACATTTAAAGAAGTTAGTCCCCATTGATTAAGTACCTCCTATTCCACAGCTTTATCTTCGAGGGTCGGGAGATCAAGATCAATCGTTCCTGCTGTGTCTTCATTACCATGAATCCCGGCTACGCCGGTCGAACTGAACTGCCCGATAATTTGAAGGCCCTGTTCCGACCCATCTCGATGATGGTGCCCGACTACGCACTCATTTCGGAGGTGATTCTGTACTCGGAGGGTTTCGAGGATCCCAAGATTCTGGCCCGCAAGATGGTGCAGATGTACCAGCTCTGCAGTCAGCAGCTCAGCCAGCAGAATCACTATGATTTCGGTATGCGAGCCGTGAAGTCTGTCCTGGTGATGGCTGGAGCACTCAAGAGAGCCTCGCCCAATCAACGGGAGGATATCACCCTGATTGCGGCACTAAGAGACTCCAATATACCCAAGTTTCTGGCTGACGATGCGGTCCTGTTCCGTGGCATCCTTAGCGATCTGTTTCCGGGCGTGGAATTGCCGGACTCACAGCATCCGCATCTGGAGGCCAGTTTGCGACTGGGACTGCGGCAGAAGAATCTCCAGGCGGTGCCGACCACCATCCGAAAGTGTCTGCAATTGTACGAGACGATGTGCGTCCGCTGGGGTGTCATGTTGGTGGGTCCCACCGGTGGCGGTAAATCCGTGGTGCTCCATGCCCTCGAGTTCGCTCTCTCACATCTTTTCGAGAACGAAGTGCAGGACCCGAACTTTCGGCCAGTGGTCATCCAGACAATGAATCCCAAGGCGGTGACCATGAACGAGCTGTACGGCTATGTGGATCTCAAGACGCTGGAGTGGCAGGATGGCTTATTGGGCTTGGCGGTGCGAACTGCCACCACAGTCGAAGGTAATGATCACCTGCAGAGACATTTAGATATTAAAAGATCTTCCTAAACTTCCGATTCAGATGAAATTCACCAATGGATCATGTGCGATGGCCCCGTTGACGCAGTATGGATCGAGAACTTGAACACGGTGCTGGATGATAACAAGATGCTGTGTCTGGCCAACTCGGAGCGCATCAAGCTGACCGCTTGGATTCACATGCTCTTCGAGGTGCAGGATCTACTGCAGGCTTCGCCTGCCACCGTTTCCCGTTGCGGCATGGTCTATGTGGATCCCGGCGATCTCGGCTGGATACCACTGATCGACACCTGGCGGGAGGTGGACATGAAGCACAAGCTGCCCGCTCCACTGGCCGAGTTCTGCTACCAGCTCTTTGTGGGCTATTTTGACAAGGCGCTGAAGATCGAACGGAAGCGGGCGGTGTACACCATCCACCAGGTGCTGGGATCCAAGGTACGACTGTGCTGTGAGCTGACCTCTGCCCAGTTCGAGGCGGTCAAGTGGTCGGCATTGGGTGAAGAGCAGGGCAAGGAACTGGTGACCAAGATCTTCGCCTGGGCGGTGCTCTGGGCCATTGCCTCCAATCTTAAGGATGCCGAGAAGGTGTCCTTCGAGGAGCAGTGGAGCAAGGCCATTGCCCAACATCCGAATATGACGTAAGAATGGTGGCTGTAGTTACCAAATACCAAGATATACATTTCCTATTCCCCGCGCAGCCTGCCCAACTTCACCTTGTGGAACTATCGCATCGACCTGGAGAAAATGGACTGGGGCAGCTGGCTAGATATCATGGCCAAGTTTGTCTTCGACCCGGAAACCTCTTACTATGACATGCAGGTGCCAACGGTGGACACCACCAAATACGGGTAAGTGCTGTCTTGTAACTAAATACATGACAACAAAAGAGTAATCCCAATCCCCTCCAGCTATGTGGCCGATCTCCTGTTCAAACGGGGCATGCCTGTGATGGTGACTGGAGATACGGGCGTGGGCAAAACTGTCCTGGCCATCAGTTGCATGAAACGACTGTCGCAGGGCAATGTCATCCCAGTGATCTTGAACTTCTCCGCCCAGACGAGCAGCATGCGCACCCAGGAGATGATCGAGGGGCCGCTGGAGAAGCGCAAGAAGACCCAGCTGGGTGCTCCGGTGGGCAAGACCGTAATCGTTTTCATTGACGACGTGAATATGCCCAAGCTGGATACCTACGGAGCCTCGCCGGCCATTGAGTTGCTGCGTCAATTTCTTGACTTTAAGGGCTTCTACGATCGGGAGAAGCTCTACTGGAAGGAGATTCTGGACGTAGTCCTGGGCTGTGCCTGTGCTCCGCCTGGAGGAGGTCGAAATCCGCTCACTCCGCGCTTTGTCCGTCACTTTGCCTTGTTCTCCTTGCCGAAACCGAACGAGGAGACCCTAACCCAGATCTTCAATGGCATCCTGCGGGGCTTCCTGCAAACGTTCTCCTCCGCAGTAAGAGCTCTTTCGGAGCCCATGGTGAATGCGTGTGTGGATGTCTATATGCGAGTGGCTACTGTAATGTTGCCCACACCGGATAAATCGCACTATATCTTCAATCTGCGCGATCTATCCAAGTGTATACAGGGTATCCTGCAGGCGAGCAATCTACACTACAACCAGGAGAACCAGATACTCCGACTGTTCTACCACGAGACCACTCGTGTGTTTCACGACAGATTGATTAACATAGAGGACAAGAACATTTTCAAGACCCTGATGAAGGAAGTATGCTTGGACCACTTCAATCGCCCGGTGATCAACGACAATGAGCCACCGATACTCTTCGGTGACTTTATGGTCTTTGGCAAGCCGAAGAACGAGCGTATCTACGATGAGATTAGGGATCATGCGAAGCTGGAAAGCGTTCTCAACGATTACATTGCGGACTACAACTCGGTGGCGGTGGGTAAGCAGATGAAGCTAATCCTCTTCCAGGACGCCATGGAGCACACGGTCCGATTGGCGCGACTTTTGCGCAGCGATCGCGGCAATGGActgctggtgggcgtggccggaaTGGGAAAACAATCCCTCACCCGGCTGGCATCCCACGTCAACGAGTACAACTGCTGGCAGATCGAGATGCGACGCAACTACGACCTAAATGCTTTCCATGAAGATCTGAGAGTCCTCTACCGCATCGCTGGAGTGAGTGCTTAAGTTACATTAACTAATTTTCTTCGCCTACATCTTCCGTTTAAATCTCCAACAGATCGATAATCAACCGGTGACCTTCCTATTGATAGACAGTCAGATCGTGGAGGAGGAGTTCCTAGAGGATATCAACAACATCCTCAATTCCGGCGAAGTGCCCAATCTATTCGAGGGTGATGAGTTCGAGAAGATCATCTTGGACGCCCGTGACGGATGCAATGAGAACAGAAAAGATGATGTGGGTATACCAAAATGGACTAATCTGGATTTACCCTACCTTTTATCTGGTTTAGCCCTGCACACGAGATGACATCTACAAGTTCTTTATCAACCGGGTGAGGAACAATCTGCACGTGGTGATGTCGATGAGTCCGGTTGGCGATGCCTTTCGGCGCAGATGCCGCATGTTCCCCTCGCTTGTCAACTGCACCACGATCGATTGGTTCACCAGCTGGCCAACGGAGGCCCTATATTCGGTGGCCCTCGGGTTGCTCACAAAGATCGCACCCAAAATGGAGGATCGCATCTCGCTGGCGAGCACAACCGTCTTTATGCATAAGGTAAGTGCGGTTTCTTCGAAGGAATAGCCTGCTTCAAATGAAATCCATTTCAGACTGTTGAGGATGCCTCAGTGAAGTTCTACAAGGAAATGAAGAGGCACTACTATACCACACCCAGTAGCTATCTGGAGTTGTTAAAGCTGTACCAGAATCTGCTGAAGATCAAAAACATGGAGATCATAGCCAAGAGAAAGCGAATCGCCAATGGCCTGAACAAGCTTCTGGAGACCAATGAAGTGGTAAGTAACTAATTCTGCTTCATCCTTAGAAGGTAGATCCCAAATTCTATTCCAATAATTAGATCGCTGTGATGGGAAAAGAGCTGGAGGTAATGGTGCCCCAGCTGGATGAGAAATCCGCCATGATGAAGTCCCTGGTGGACAATCTGACCAAGGAGACCAAGCAGGCGGATGCCGTGAAGCAGAGCGTGCTAGAGGACGAGATGAATGCCAAGGAGAAGGCGGCGGTTGCCCAGGCGATATCCGAGGATGCCGGCAAAGATCTGGAGATTGCCATGCCGGCGCTGCGAGAGGCGGAGGATGCACTAAAGGGTCTCACCAAGGCGGACATCAATGAACTGAAGTCCTTCACCACGCCGCCGGCTCTGGTGCAGTTCTGCATGGAGGCCGTCTGCATTCTGCTGGGTGTCAAGTGAGTGGGCTTACCCTATTTTAAGTTCCCCTATCCACCTATTTTATCCTTTGCAGACCCACCTGGGCATCCGCCAAGGCCATCATGGCGGACATTAACTTCATCAAGCGGCTGTTTGAGTATGACAAGGAGCACATGAAGGAGGATACCCTGAAGAAGGTCAAGAAGTACATCGACCACAAGGACTTCGTGCCGGCTGTACGTTTACTTCCTTAGCTAGCAGAATACCTTGACTAACCATCTCGCTATTCGCAGAAATTTGAGAAGGTCTCCAAGGTGGCCAAGTCGATGAGCATGTGGGTAATATCCATGGACAAGTTCTCCAAGGTGTACAAGGTCGTGGAGCCGAAGATCAAGCGAAAGGAGGCCGCCGAAGCGGAGCTCAAGGAGGTGATGACCGTGCTGAGGCAGAAGCAAAAGGAGCTGGCTGCCGTGGAGGCCAAGATCCAAGGACTTCGCGACAGTCTCGAGGAGAAGCAGCGCGAGTTCCAGGTTATCCAGGACAACGTGGACTTGACCTACGGTAGGATCAATCGAGCAGGTCGCTTGACCTCCGCCCTTTCCGACGAGCAGGTGCGCTGGCGCGAAACGGTCAAGTCTCTAACCGGAGATCTGGCCTGTGTGCCCGGCGATGTCCTGGTGGCCGCCGCCTGTGTCGCCTATTTGGGAGCCTTCTCCCATGAATATCGTCGGGACATGAGTGCTCTGTGGGTGACCAAGTGCCGTGAGCACAAGATTCCCTCCAGTCCCGAGTTCAACTTGCTCAAGGTGCTTGGAGATCCGTACGAGATGCGACAGTGGAATGTGGACGGCCTACCGAAGGATAATATATCCATTGAGAATGGCATATATGCCACCAGGGCTCTGCGTTGGGCCCTCATGATCGATCCCCAAGAGCAGGCCAATCGCTGGATCCGTAACATGGAGCGGGCCAACAATCTGCAGGTGATCAAGATGACCGACTCGACCATGATGCGGGTGCTGGAGAACGCTGTACGCCAGGGGTATCCGGTGCTGCTCGAGGAGATCAACGAGACCATCGATCCCAGTTTGCGACCCATCCTTCAGCGAGAAACGTACCGATTCGAGGGTCGTACCTATTTGAAGCTGGGCGACATGGTGATTGACTACGACGACAACTTTAAGCTGTACATGACCACAAAGTTGCCCAATCCTCACTACCTGCCCGAGGTGTGCATCAACGTGACATTGGTCAACTTTCTGGTCACGGAGAGCGGTCTGGAGGATCAATTGCTGGCGTAAGTAATCAATACCATTATAAGCATTTGCACTTCTACAACTCCAATCGTAACCTAAGTGACATCGTGGCCATCGAGCTGCCCGCGATGGAGATCCAGCGTAACGACCTGGTGGTCAAGATCAACTCGGACAAACAGCAATTGCTGGCGCTGGAGGACAAGGTGTTGAAGTTGCTGTTCAACTCCGAAGGAAACATTCTCGACGACGAAGAGCTGGTGGAGACACTGAACGATGCCAAGGTGGGTCCCATCTCTCGATTGACATTTCTGATCCATCATCCATCATACTCCCATATAGGAAACATCGCTGATCATTGCCGCCCGATTGATTGACACCGAGGAGACGGAGAAGGTCATCACCGCTTCGCGGGAACGCTACCGCATCCTGGCCTCCCGAGGAGCCATCCTCTACTTTGTGGTCGCAGGCCTGGCCGAGATCGATCCCATGTACCAGTACAGCCTGAAGTACTTCACCCAGGTATTTTGCAATGTCCTCCGCTTGGATCATCCACCTCAGTCCGTGGAGGTGCGCATTTCCACTCTGATGACGGACGAACTGAGAGCCATTTTCGATAACATATCCCGCGGCTTGTTCGAGAACCACAAGATCATCTTTAGCTTCCTGCTGGCGTTGTCGGTGGAGCGGCAAGAGGGGCGAGTTACCGAGGAGGAGTTCCTTTTCCTCTCTCGCGGACCTGTGGGTAACATTCGGACCAAGACTCAGCCGGCCAAGATCAAGATGAGCCAGATCGAATGGGATTCGTGCATCTTTTTGGAGGATAACTTCAGTAGCTTCTTCGGCGGATTTACCGACGAACTGGACAAGCCCTTCTTCATCCAGATGCAGGAGAACAAGGAGGTCTTTGACTTCGCCCAGACGAATCAGCCACCAACGGACAAGTGGAACAAACGACTAAGGGTTTTCCACAAGCTGATGTTCATCTCCGCCTTCCGGAAACCGAGATTCCTGCTCAACGTGGTCTGCTACCTGCAGTCCACCGTGGGCAAGTACTTCACCGAGGCATCAGGTGGTACCCAGCTGAGCTCTGTGTAAGATCTCCTACTTCCAGTTATGGAAAGTTTTGTAATATTTGCCAATCCCCCTTTTAGCTATTTGGACACCTCTGCTGTGACGCCGTTGATCTTTGTGCTGTCCACTGGTTCGGATCCAATGTCTGGCTTCCTCAAGTTCACCACCCAGATGCAGTTCACCGACAAGTACTACTCCATTTCGCTGGGCCAGGGCCAGGGACCACTGGCGGAGAACCTGATCGAAAAGAGCTTGCGACTGGGTCACTGGGTGTTCCTGCAGAATTGCCATTTGGCCACCTCGTTCATGCAGACGCTGGAGACGATTGTGCGAAACCTGACGCTGGGCATCACCAAGGCGCATGTCGATTTCCGGCTCTATCTCTCCTCCATGCCCATACAAACGTTCCCGATCAGTGTACTCCAGAATTCGGTGAAGATCACCAATGAACCGCCGAAGGGCATTAAGGCGAATGTGTTTGGTGCACTGACAGATCTAAAGCAGGACTTCTTCGAGCAGCACATCCAGaatggcaactggcgggccATTGTCTTTGG
This Drosophila simulans strain w501 chromosome X, Prin_Dsim_3.1, whole genome shotgun sequence DNA region includes the following protein-coding sequences:
- the LOC6739854 gene encoding dynein axonemal heavy chain 6, translated to MSGMYRQLLPKGKDRTKIKIKGKEKEREREEDDDGSRKTRERGRSRRQSAGGGDHSGDIGFKRVTGDERPSSMSMDRLDSDFTAFTDRASDANDGSITGPADGSEKKAQAGSSGKHKRASKHRLNFSTSKSGGSATGNKSRSASTTKITTGASLIPDLNLIINRMRNMPDDSFVYMDYMLPHDSEYFTPYSLREVEYKDLNTYEPFYTVTRHGVTFWHCSENFFTPLDQWQQEFKQFLSIIQIRSFSIFRLWKGFKVWEKTIKWRKLNEARDFLQNNLFIVIPQLGKAILRMRSDIVQLQRLNFVNVSNIENWHPFYFLETHMRIYEQLHKTFTDFREFIAKTIFRACTDAIQARGFYPDDEVNYYPSLKKMREAHSFMDRARKRAFCKTLTNFLTYCDMMVYQMLYRITIKSFEDLANSFEVHDEVGPSEADINRHDRVDKRIEKQRPQDKPQSPFFLAMLRLLPDRIDIEPSEDIIRIIFQRITGLILETVLEIHPFTTDPFFTQYTQPSIMGRQEEVLYDGAPDLHYLLRADIQFQYNRKNMFVLIRKAYERARLYTQRFHQIRENFEIDNSTDPTVLNTERDLQLLRAYCDRYCNNVRALDGILEYVFLGLLKLTQTNFKDTVTPVCSRLQNVLATYLPKLAEEETTRLYEEAQDFHGRICYEPHETLEIVAHIRFLDKCSTELDGIFDGIDYVHDLLLIIKDFGIPIDDDSKEDYMDTEDYLNRTRETLEEIREKRQEFINRLEDAMQDDIAALKEEIHEVAVEAMQPWLLDANSNRLSVTNKLDTMLEHLNKCRETADEFLGYQKEFQIDLTMYDEMASGFYDIRMRQNLYRTWSDWEESLAEWIVADFNTLNVVDMVELNSKTIKNCMQFQKYLPENNIVPVLQKSAEAFKEKLPVIGYLRNPNLRARHWAEIEDLLNRKFFQEKDILIQTYEDVHAFDDVAVGEALMQISSQATGEVQLENMLKGIETTWKETELSIVPHHDAKDVFILAGTEELQAVLDDSNVNINTIAASKFVGPIKGKVDEWINAMDQFAKTFESWMDCQGAWIYLEAIFASADIQRQLPQEAKMFFTVDKSFKETVRQAKKVALALPTMSSADVHKVLVENNRLLDLISRGLEAYLEVKRVVFPRFYFLSNDELLEILAQTRIPQAVQPHLRKCFDAIYRLEFGSKEGGDGKMVPTNDIVAFLSPEGEKLQFGKGLKARGAVEEWLSKVEEAMFVSCKRYMRFGYQCYPAKEREDWFQDHPNQVVLTVSQVQWAADIHRIYEGKERNPLNILEKMAKFEIKCLKDLGALAALTRKNISSLLRKILCALITIDVHAKDSVRMLIEKEVCKASDFNWLKMLRFYWADETETVYSRMAAANIPYYYEYLGAGGVLVLTPLTDRCYLCLMGAFQMDLGGAPAGPAGTGKTETTKDLAKALAKQCVVFNCSDGLDYKMMGRFFSGLAQCGAWCCFDEFNRIDIEVLSVIAQQLITIRTAKAMRVKRFIFEGREIKINRSCCVFITMNPGYAGRTELPDNLKALFRPISMMVPDYALISEVILYSEGFEDPKILARKMVQMYQLCSQQLSQQNHYDFGMRAVKSVLVMAGALKRASPNQREDITLIAALRDSNIPKFLADDAVLFRGILSDLFPGVELPDSQHPHLEASLRLGLRQKNLQAVPTTIRKCLQLYETMCVRWGVMLVGPTGGGKSVVLHALEFALSHLFENEVQDPNFRPVVIQTMNPKAVTMNELYGYVDLKTLEWQDGLLGLAVRTATTVEDEIHQWIMCDGPVDAVWIENLNTVLDDNKMLCLANSERIKLTAWIHMLFEVQDLLQASPATVSRCGMVYVDPGDLGWIPLIDTWREVDMKHKLPAPLAEFCYQLFVGYFDKALKIERKRAVYTIHQVLGSKVRLCCELTSAQFEAVKWSALGEEQGKELVTKIFAWAVLWAIASNLKDAEKVSFEEQWSKAIAQHPNMTLPNFTLWNYRIDLEKMDWGSWLDIMAKFVFDPETSYYDMQVPTVDTTKYGYVADLLFKRGMPVMVTGDTGVGKTVLAISCMKRLSQGNVIPVILNFSAQTSSMRTQEMIEGPLEKRKKTQLGAPVGKTVIVFIDDVNMPKLDTYGASPAIELLRQFLDFKGFYDREKLYWKEILDVVLGCACAPPGGGRNPLTPRFVRHFALFSLPKPNEETLTQIFNGILRGFLQTFSSAVRALSEPMVNACVDVYMRVATVMLPTPDKSHYIFNLRDLSKCIQGILQASNLHYNQENQILRLFYHETTRVFHDRLINIEDKNIFKTLMKEVCLDHFNRPVINDNEPPILFGDFMVFGKPKNERIYDEIRDHAKLESVLNDYIADYNSVAVGKQMKLILFQDAMEHTVRLARLLRSDRGNGLLVGVAGMGKQSLTRLASHVNEYNCWQIEMRRNYDLNAFHEDLRVLYRIAGIDNQPVTFLLIDSQIVEEEFLEDINNILNSGEVPNLFEGDEFEKIILDARDGCNENRKDDPCTRDDIYKFFINRVRNNLHVVMSMSPVGDAFRRRCRMFPSLVNCTTIDWFTSWPTEALYSVALGLLTKIAPKMEDRISLASTTVFMHKTVEDASVKFYKEMKRHYYTTPSSYLELLKLYQNLLKIKNMEIIAKRKRIANGLNKLLETNEVIAVMGKELEVMVPQLDEKSAMMKSLVDNLTKETKQADAVKQSVLEDEMNAKEKAAVAQAISEDAGKDLEIAMPALREAEDALKGLTKADINELKSFTTPPALVQFCMEAVCILLGVKPTWASAKAIMADINFIKRLFEYDKEHMKEDTLKKVKKYIDHKDFVPAKFEKVSKVAKSMSMWVISMDKFSKVYKVVEPKIKRKEAAEAELKEVMTVLRQKQKELAAVEAKIQGLRDSLEEKQREFQVIQDNVDLTYGRINRAGRLTSALSDEQVRWRETVKSLTGDLACVPGDVLVAAACVAYLGAFSHEYRRDMSALWVTKCREHKIPSSPEFNLLKVLGDPYEMRQWNVDGLPKDNISIENGIYATRALRWALMIDPQEQANRWIRNMERANNLQVIKMTDSTMMRVLENAVRQGYPVLLEEINETIDPSLRPILQRETYRFEGRTYLKLGDMVIDYDDNFKLYMTTKLPNPHYLPEVCINVTLVNFLVTESGLEDQLLADIVAIELPAMEIQRNDLVVKINSDKQQLLALEDKVLKLLFNSEGNILDDEELVETLNDAKETSLIIAARLIDTEETEKVITASRERYRILASRGAILYFVVAGLAEIDPMYQYSLKYFTQVFCNVLRLDHPPQSVEVRISTLMTDELRAIFDNISRGLFENHKIIFSFLLALSVERQEGRVTEEEFLFLSRGPVGNIRTKTQPAKIKMSQIEWDSCIFLEDNFSSFFGGFTDELDKPFFIQMQENKEVFDFAQTNQPPTDKWNKRLRVFHKLMFISAFRKPRFLLNVVCYLQSTVGKYFTEASGGTQLSSVYLDTSAVTPLIFVLSTGSDPMSGFLKFTTQMQFTDKYYSISLGQGQGPLAENLIEKSLRLGHWVFLQNCHLATSFMQTLETIVRNLTLGITKAHVDFRLYLSSMPIQTFPISVLQNSVKITNEPPKGIKANVFGALTDLKQDFFEQHIQNGNWRAIVFGLCMFHAVLLERRKFGPLGWNITYEFSESDRECGLKTLDFFIDREVLDEIPWEAILYINGDITWGGRVTDYWDLRCLRTILTIFSSKRIIQPDYKYCRGDSYYRDPRKKTLTEYSAYVQGFPVLEDPEIFGMNQNANIVFQTKETSFFINTLLLGQPRSAADEGQAMENEIAQQTIARIQKALANKIKREPIHDTLSVLDAKGQVPSLTIVLVQEIDRFNIALGIIHDSLVNLSKAIKGLVVMSEELENVFKALLSNQVPASWAKRSFLSIKPLPSYISDFQRRIDFIQQWAENGAPRSYWISGFFFPQSFLTGVLQTYARRRVLPIDSLKIDFDVFERELVQQDFFEMHTNNMSDQKLYGNLPECTDAVINVHGIFIEAARWDLSKGGLCDANFGELFSRMPVVRFKPCLEISSTVRYEAPLYKTQQRSGVLSTTGHSTNFILAVLLRSNNDPEFWIMRGTALVSAVLENIC